The Peribacillus muralis DNA segment TATTATACATCAGTTCAGTCATAGCCATGTAGGAAAGTGAATATTTACTTGAAAATGGAAGTTAATTAGATTATTATCTAATTAGACAACAATCTAATTAGGAGGTACAGGCGTGCAAATAGAAAAATTGGTCGCATTCCATAAAACGATGGGCGATGTGACGAGAATCAGGATTATATCGATTCTCGCAAATGGACCAAAACGCGGCCAGGCAATAGCAGGCATATTAAGTCTGACCGCCCCAACCATATCACATCATCTGACTAAATTGAAGGAGATTAATTTAGTGAGAGATCGCAGGGAGAAAAATTCGGTATATTATTTCTTAAATGATGATGTCCTTCAGCATTATTCTCGGGCATTGCCTGAAATGATATTAAAAAAAGGGGAATCCAAGATGGATACGCAAAAACTGTCAGGAGAGCAAAAAAAGATCCTTGAAAATTTCCTTACGGCAGATGGTCGATTGAAAACCATTCCAGCACAAAGGAAAAAGAAATTGATCGTTCTTTATCATATAGCTAGCCTTTTGGAAAACGGTCGTAAATATGAGGAAAAAGACTTGAATTCATTCATTCAAACCTTTCATGATGATTACGCAACGATAAGACGGGAGCTTATCATCGGAAGCATCATGTATAGGGAAAACAGCATTTATGAACTGAATCCCCGCGAGATGTGGGCCACTATCGAGTAACATGAATTATTGCAGTAAAAAACCGGCTTCCCTCAAGAGGGTGAGCCGGTTCGATGTTATTAAATGGCAAAATGGTGGCCGCCAATGATCTTGATGACCTCCAATTTTTCCATCCATTTCTTTTATGATTATTCTTGCAATGTTGTTAAGGGGAATAGTAAGATCCAAATCTGTATCGTATAAAGCATTGTCTATGCCCTTTACACTCTCAGATAATTTGGGAATCCAGTTATTTATATTCATTATTAAGTCTCCATTTAAAGATAATGGATGATAACATAATCATTATTAATCCGATACAAAGTATAAATAAGATATTCCATGTTGGAGAGATCAAAGAACTTACATAATTAACAATGATAAAAAGTGGAAGTGCAACAATTACTAGAACAACGATAGTTAAAACATTGGTTAAGACACTATTTTTAGATACAGGAAATAAAGTACCTAAAATAAAAAACATAAGTATTGATCCAATAATCATTCCAAGAGAATATAAATATACAAGCCAATCTTCTACAAAAGTAAAAGTGATTATTGAAATAAATACAAACTGTAGAATTGCTAACTGAATCAATCCTAATAATTTTGCGCTATGTACTCTAAAATTAGATAAGTTATAGATTTTATATAATGGCAAGTAAGACTTACTGTTAGCATATGAACTAAACGCTACTAAACCTACAATAGTAGAAGATCCTAGAAGGATCATCTCATTGTATCCATTGCCAAAATATATTTTCACTAAGAAAATTATTGATAAAGATGTTATAAGATTTAATATGTTGTTTACATCCCTGGTTTGGCACAATATTTCTTTTTTTATTAAGTTGAAAAAGATATTGTCTTTAAACTTTGTAAATTGTATAGGTTTAATATATTGTTTTTCTATATTGGTAGATACCATATAAAAAGATAAAAAATTCAAGTTTATAATCGCGCCAAAAACTATAAGTGAGAGAAATAGTAGATTTAATACATTTGATACAGAATTTGTTGTAGCAGCATAAATAGTTGTCATTAATGAAAATAAATCAATTTTAAATTCTTCTGTCAAATAAGCTTCAACATCTATAAAATTTATTGTGTAATAATAAAACACCATTGTGATCATCAAAATAATTGTAAGGTTTTTATTAAAAGGGATTTTCAACTTATTAGTTAAGTAGAATAAAGTGTTATATATGATATTTGCTAACGACAGAATAAGGATAACTTGTAAATTAACAACTAAGTATGTTAATAAGATGTTACCTATTCCAAAATTATTAACATATAAAGAGGGAAGGAATAGCAACGTCAATAGGAAATTGATTATTATAGAAACGACTATTACGTATGGTAAAAAAAAACCTAAATTCTTTTCAAAAGTATTAACCGGCAACCACGCAAACATTGTTGAATACATGTCGTCATCTTGAGTTAACAGTTTAAAGATTATAAACAAAACGAAACTCATAAGTGACATGTTTATTGTAAGTGCAATAGGTAATGTTGTTTCTATACTATTCGTTAAAAATACTTGAACTAGGTCAGAAGTAATTTGATAGCTTATAAGGGCTCCGGTTCCAGATATAGTCAATAGAAAAAGAGATAAAATAAGTAATTTTGGAAAGTTATCAATTAATTTGCTAAATTCTTTTTTCCATGTCTGAAGTATTAGTTTAGAAATTATTAATGAGTTTTTCATACCCTGCACTTCTTTCTTTTAAATTAGACACAGTTAAGAATAACTCTTCAATGGTTTGGCAATGATTATCCTGTAATAATTCATGTACTTTACCATCTGCAACTTTGTATCCTTTTGAGATTATGGCTACTCTGTCAGCAATTTCTTCTGCAATGTTGAGATCATGTGTGGCTATTAATATGGATTTCCCCTTATTAGTAAAGTTTTTCATAAGTTTTTTCAAAACAAGAATTGCTTCGATATCTAACCCTCTAAAGGGTTCATCTAATATAATAAAATCAACATCCAGCATAAAGGCTGAAATCAATTGTGTCTTTTTTCTCATTCCATGTGAAAACGTTTCTATATTCCTGTTGATAGCTTTTGACATATCAAAAATCTCTATAAGAGTATCCCTCTTAGATTTGGATGATTTATTTTTATATATAGAAGATATAAAATCGAAATATTCATTAGCAGTGAGTAATTCTGGCAGCATTAATTCATCTGGTATGTAGGAACTTATACTATTAAATTCTTTGGTTCCTGCTTCGAATTGAAGATAAGAAACATCACCGGTAGTGGGTTTTATAATATTTAAAATTGAGCCTATTAATGTCGTCTTTCCTGAACCATTTGGTCCTGCGAGAGCTACTATCTCACCAGGTAACACTTTGAGGTTGAAATTTTGAACTGCACGTATGCCTCCAACATATACTTTTGAAAGATTATTGATTTGAAGCATAAGAACCTCCCTTTATCAGTACTTAGATCTATCTAATAATCTAGATAGACCTAAATACCTTACATATAAAATAAAAGAATATTTTAAGAATAGCTACTTACATTCGACATTCAAAGATACACCGGACCTATTCCAATTCCATTTACCACTAAACTTTCTGTCTTTTGCGAAAAAACACCATGCTGCCATAGCTGCGAACAGTGTAAAAGCAAAAGTCATTAGAACTGCTAATAGAACAACAAACCATGCATGGTCTTCTACTAGACTACTAGCATCATAGATAGCTGCAGGCGAACTATAACTCATCTACATCCCCTCCTCTCTCTGTAATGTTTAACATATTTGGAACATTATTCATTATAAATCTATCATTACTGGGAACGTTGTAAATAGCAAAATAGTAAAATAGGTAATATGTACCTTTTATTCATAATTTTTAAAGTAAACAAAAAATTATAATAATGATTATAATAATCATCTTACAAATGTTTCATACAAATTAAAAACTTTATTTTGATCAATCTTTTTTCAAAACGCTTTAACTTTTTATAAAACATCTCGGCTTTTTTTCAAAGCCACAATTATTGAAAAATATACTGAAAATGTACTGACCCAAAAACAAGTAGCAATTTTCTTACTTGTGTTTTTTTGCTGACTTTTGTTTGGAGAATATAAACTTATAGCCTAGGCACGACGGGAAGAATAGTTTTTAGTGTTATGAGTGCTTTTGCAGAATTTGAGAGGGACATGATTGTTGAAAGAACCCAAGAAGGTAAGGCTATAGCTAAATTACGTGATGATTTTAGAGAAGGTCGACCCAAAAAGTTTAATAAAAAGCAGATTGAGCATGCTCTTGAACTACTGAACACGCATTCCTATAAAGAGGTCCATGAAAAAACTGGCATTAGTAAAAGTACATTAATTCGTGCAAAAAAAGCCGACAATGAAGTACGAGCTTAGCACGCAGGATTCCAGGATCTTAAATAATTAGGTGAAACGCTCAAATAAGTGTGGCTTTGAAATAGAGTTGAACTGTTTATAAAAAG contains these protein-coding regions:
- a CDS encoding DUF2087 domain-containing protein; protein product: MQIEKLVAFHKTMGDVTRIRIISILANGPKRGQAIAGILSLTAPTISHHLTKLKEINLVRDRREKNSVYYFLNDDVLQHYSRALPEMILKKGESKMDTQKLSGEQKKILENFLTADGRLKTIPAQRKKKLIVLYHIASLLENGRKYEEKDLNSFIQTFHDDYATIRRELIIGSIMYRENSIYELNPREMWATIE
- a CDS encoding ABC transporter ATP-binding protein produces the protein MLQINNLSKVYVGGIRAVQNFNLKVLPGEIVALAGPNGSGKTTLIGSILNIIKPTTGDVSYLQFEAGTKEFNSISSYIPDELMLPELLTANEYFDFISSIYKNKSSKSKRDTLIEIFDMSKAINRNIETFSHGMRKKTQLISAFMLDVDFIILDEPFRGLDIEAILVLKKLMKNFTNKGKSILIATHDLNIAEEIADRVAIISKGYKVADGKVHELLQDNHCQTIEELFLTVSNLKERSAGYEKLINNF